In Thermodesulfobacteriota bacterium, the genomic stretch ATATAGCCAACTATTCCGCACACTTCAACTTACCTCCAGCGAAACAGGTCTCGCAAAACTACCTACAAGCCTTGAACTACTGGTATAGAATTACTTACGGGATGAGAAAATTTAGAAATGACCTTGGCCATGATTTTTCTTTCAATCCAAGCTTCACCATTAGTTAAAGCTCTAATCGACCTAATCAACTCAGATGCACTGGCAGTTTTAAGTATATATCCCAAAGACCCCGCACATATAGCTTCTATAATCCTATCCTCATCGTACCTTTCAACTAGTAAAAGTACTATTAAAGCGGGTGTTTTTTCCCTTATCAACCGCAACGTGCCCAGCAAATCCAAATAAGGCATATCTAGGTCTAAAATCAAAAGGTCGGCTTTGATTTTACTAAGGATAAGTTTTTCAATATCTCTAGCCCTGGAGAGTTGAGCCACTATTTCTAAGTCGTCCTCAGAAGTTAGTATGTTAGAAAGAGCTTCTCGATCTAAAGCATACTCGCACGCTAAAATTATCCTTCTGTAATCCGGCATTTCTTCTCCCTAGAGCCTGAATAAGCAGGTTTTATCCCAGCTTTAACCGACATAGGATTGAGAATTGGCAATATGAACCTTGTAGATATTAACCCGAGAATTAAACCAATGATTCGTGATATATTCATAAGCTCCCGCGTTTCACTTACAGTGAATTCTGACCTCAGTCCAAACTTAGATATATTTATCTCACTGTCATATGACCAAATCAATTGGACTTTAGTTGAATTGATTATAAAAAAAGAAGTATGATCAATGGTACACTATATAACTTTGGTTTGAAAAACTATATAACTATAGTCGGTAATTAACGATCACCTTTTCCAAAAGCGCTGGTCTGTATTGGAATCTGGTAAGCCGACTTGACCAGCAGTTTATCAACACCTACTTCGATGTTCTAGAAACTAGGGGGCATGGGAGGATGAACTACCAAAACACGCCATCGGACGGTCGCAAACTAGCTTACAAATCCGTTTCTAAAACCATACAGTATAAGCTCTGACCTATTCTTAACAGAAAGCTTCTTAAAAATCTTGTATAGGTGGAACTTAACCGTTTTCTCGCTCAGATACAGATCCTTAGCTATATCTCTGTTGCTAAGACCGTTCAATACTAACTTCACAATTTTAGCCTCAGTCTCGGTAAGGTCATAAATTGGGCTTTTCCTCTTTCTACCTTTACCCTTGGGAGAAGAAGAAAAAGCCTCTAACACTTTTAGCATCATTTTTCTCTCCACCCAAAGTTCCCCGTCGTGCACCGACTTGATGGCTTTAGTGAGGTGCTTAGACTCAGTATTTTTTAGTATATATCCCCTTACGCCCGACCGAATAGCGCTTATTAGCGTGTTTTCGTTATAATCATTATCGACAATCAAAACCACTTTAGCGTTTTTATTCTTCTTCAATAACTGAAGGATCTTGGTGAGGTTTAACCCCTTAAGATCGACGTCAAGGAGTAAAATATCAAACTTGCAATCTTCACATGATTGAACCAAATCTAGTAGATTCGAAACCCTATCTACAATTTCTATATTTTTATCGTCTTCGATTATCTTTGATATGCCCTCCCTCAGTAGAGGATAATAACAAGCCACCACTACCTTTATAATGTCGCTATCTTTATCGATATAATCCGAGTTTTTAACTTTCATGTTTTATCTCCCTTGGTTCAAAACACCTAGGGTTCCCTAGAGTGGTTCTATGTCTAAAACATCAACTTCTATCGAAACTGACCTCTTTATTAGGTCTATGGAAATTATGAGCGTATGCCTGGCCGACTTCTTCTTATCCACTATTTTACCTACTATGCCCTGTAACGGTCCTCTTTTTATTAGGACGTCTCTTCCCACATCCAAATAAGGATAAGGATCATACTTTAGTTTGTTTTGAACCACCTTAATCACAGCTTCAATCTGCTCTGTCGGGACCGGCACTGGAGTACCATTACATCCAACCAGCCTCAAAACACCCTTAGTATACATTACATTTTGAATATCACTCAGACCCACTCTCACAAATAGGTAAGACGGGAAAAGGGGAATATTTATTATCTTCTTGCGGTCTTTCCATTGCGAAAGAACTTCCCTCAACGGCAGAAACACATTAATACCTCTATTTTTCAGCGACACCTCGGCAACTTTTTCGTGACGGCTTTTAGTATGTACAGCATACCATTTTGGTTCATCGCATATATCAGTGAGTGTGAGCGCCCCTTCTGGCAACATATTGTAATCCAACCTCCCTTAGTGATAAGTAATTTCTAACTTTTATCTTAATTAAAATGCAAAACCAAACAAAAGTCAACAGACTTTAGTTAGTTTGAGAATTAGACTAAAGTTATACTCGGGCTACTTCAGGTTCCTGGTCTTAAAAATCTTCCCAGGCATCTGCACTATTAGCCCCTTAAGCTCCAAAGATAAAAGCACGGAAAGTGCTCTTGCCGAATCAATGCCGGCTAGTTGTGTAATTTTGTCAATATGAAGAGGCTTATCTTTTATTACCGAACATATCAACCCCTCTTCCCTACTCAGTTCAGAGAAGTGAGCGTCACTTTCTTTCGATGATTGGTGTGTTGGGAGTCTTCTTAAAGACTCTATCTCAACCAATATGTCTTCGACGGACTCAACCAATTTAGCGCCCCTTTTTATAAGTTTATTAGTTCCTTGGCTCAGCTTAGTCCCAATGTTTCCGGGAACCGCAAATACCTCTCTATTCTGTTCAATGGCAAAAGTAGCAGTGATTAGAGAACCACTCTTATCCGAAGCCTGAATAACGGCAACACCCAAAGATAGGCCACTTATTATTCTATTTCTCTTGGGGAAATTCAAGGAATCAGGAGTAGCTCCAATAGGTAATTCCGATATAACTGCCCCTTGTTTTGATATAGCATCGTATAGTCTCTTATTTTCAGGAGGGTAGATAACGTCCAGACCTGAACCTAAAACAGATAAAGTCCTTCCCCCTCTTTTCAATGCCCCAGCATGAGCTATTGAATCGATCCCGCGGGCCATTCCACTCACGATGGTAACCCCCCTAGCAGCCAGCTCTTCCGCCAGGTTATCAGTAACAAATCTCCCGTATCTATCCGGAACCCTAGTTCCAACGATAGCTATCGCCATATCATCCCCTGGCAAGATATCTCCCTTTACGTAGAGAAACGGTGGAGGATTATAAATGTTAAAAAGGTTTGGGGGATACTTTG encodes the following:
- a CDS encoding response regulator transcription factor, which translates into the protein MPDYRRIILACEYALDREALSNILTSEDDLEIVAQLSRARDIEKLILSKIKADLLILDLDMPYLDLLGTLRLIREKTPALIVLLLVERYDEDRIIEAICAGSLGYILKTASASELIRSIRALTNGEAWIERKIMAKVISKFSHPVSNSIPVVQGL
- a CDS encoding response regulator transcription factor, whose protein sequence is MKVKNSDYIDKDSDIIKVVVACYYPLLREGISKIIEDDKNIEIVDRVSNLLDLVQSCEDCKFDILLLDVDLKGLNLTKILQLLKKNKNAKVVLIVDNDYNENTLISAIRSGVRGYILKNTESKHLTKAIKSVHDGELWVERKMMLKVLEAFSSSPKGKGRKRKSPIYDLTETEAKIVKLVLNGLSNRDIAKDLYLSEKTVKFHLYKIFKKLSVKNRSELILYGFRNGFVS
- a CDS encoding UpxY family transcription antiterminator; translation: MLPEGALTLTDICDEPKWYAVHTKSRHEKVAEVSLKNRGINVFLPLREVLSQWKDRKKIINIPLFPSYLFVRVGLSDIQNVMYTKGVLRLVGCNGTPVPVPTEQIEAVIKVVQNKLKYDPYPYLDVGRDVLIKRGPLQGIVGKIVDKKKSARHTLIISIDLIKRSVSIEVDVLDIEPL
- the dprA gene encoding DNA-processing protein DprA, translated to MDDLKYWIALRLVPNVGEVLFKNLVLKFGTPGNVFEAKPAELQTVDGIGEKTIRAIRNFREWDRAENEVSKIKNLGFKLIPLTDSKYPPNLFNIYNPPPFLYVKGDILPGDDMAIAIVGTRVPDRYGRFVTDNLAEELAARGVTIVSGMARGIDSIAHAGALKRGGRTLSVLGSGLDVIYPPENKRLYDAISKQGAVISELPIGATPDSLNFPKRNRIISGLSLGVAVIQASDKSGSLITATFAIEQNREVFAVPGNIGTKLSQGTNKLIKRGAKLVESVEDILVEIESLRRLPTHQSSKESDAHFSELSREEGLICSVIKDKPLHIDKITQLAGIDSARALSVLLSLELKGLIVQMPGKIFKTRNLK